A genome region from Mesotoga infera includes the following:
- a CDS encoding GntR family transcriptional regulator, producing the protein MKEIGIDHNSHASLSGKIHNELRKLILNGELKAGERLPSEPDLAHELGVSRNSLREAIGLLQREGLLLKKHGIGTFVTDRYPIIRGGIERLSSIGSFIESQGHSARSEISRFDQCACEEKICEFLDLGVGSLVHVLETTKYASEIPVAVCIDYIPKSIVKDIDPDRIHNSVFEGLGRHYNIDIRYAECDLIPISCDEVLSRRLKVDADTSVLLLEQIHYDVLDRKVLYSKSYFPSGKFTFKLIRRR; encoded by the coding sequence ATGAAGGAGATAGGGATCGACCACAATTCCCATGCCTCACTTTCTGGGAAGATTCATAACGAATTGAGAAAACTGATCTTGAATGGTGAACTCAAAGCCGGAGAGAGACTACCCTCGGAACCCGACCTTGCTCATGAGCTTGGAGTTAGCAGAAATTCACTAAGAGAGGCTATCGGTCTCCTTCAAAGGGAGGGTTTGCTACTCAAGAAGCATGGAATTGGGACTTTCGTTACAGATAGATATCCGATTATTAGGGGAGGAATCGAGAGGCTCTCAAGCATTGGCAGCTTTATCGAGTCCCAGGGTCATTCTGCGAGGAGCGAGATAAGTCGATTCGATCAATGTGCTTGCGAAGAGAAAATCTGCGAGTTCCTCGATCTGGGGGTGGGCAGTCTGGTTCATGTTCTTGAGACTACAAAATACGCTTCGGAAATCCCCGTTGCCGTTTGCATTGATTACATTCCGAAGTCCATTGTGAAAGATATAGATCCCGACAGAATCCACAATTCTGTCTTTGAGGGACTTGGTAGACACTATAATATCGATATCAGATATGCCGAGTGCGATCTAATTCCTATCAGTTGTGACGAGGTTCTATCTAGGAGGCTCAAGGTCGACGCGGATACTTCAGTTCTCTTATTGGAGCAGATTCATTACGACGTTTTGGATAGAAAGGTTCTATATTCGAAGAGTTACTTTCCGTCGGGAAAATTCACTTTCAAGCTCATTAGAAGACGTTGA
- a CDS encoding ABC transporter substrate-binding protein, translating to MRKLLLVMVLLLGVMLSATTIEVLWMGWPQDQVMQLVNAFKEETGIDVDIQLVPFGQLFQTIEVRLAAGDGTPDVYIVDGPNTASYAARGYLLPLDEHFSDEEMSAWFDASIEEGSYHGSFYSVPYGTSSAGIFYNKAIFEEYGVPFLPETIEERLTWEEVAEIAKKLTKDTNGDGLTDIWGLVIEQIDRPYLIFPMVQSLGAKVLSDDGLESQGYITSDEFVEGTTFYWKLFNEWKVSPQGLSDSAISREYFGTGRAAMMLGNEWNLRRMLQYPDLAYGLSPFPYFEGGVAVTPTGSWHVGINSKTKKLEEALAFTKFITGKEAVITWHKLNGIAPARSDVYEALPEVFDNPMWQLFVKEMETTAVPRPRTPGYSQYELMLREAFNSIHYGADPRSTLEEVAARIDRELRKYR from the coding sequence ATGAGAAAGCTCTTACTGGTGATGGTTCTATTACTGGGTGTTATGCTTTCAGCCACAACCATCGAGGTCCTATGGATGGGATGGCCCCAGGATCAGGTTATGCAGCTCGTCAATGCGTTCAAAGAAGAGACCGGAATCGACGTGGATATTCAACTGGTACCCTTCGGCCAGCTTTTCCAGACGATCGAAGTCCGACTGGCAGCTGGCGACGGTACGCCGGATGTGTATATAGTGGATGGTCCAAACACGGCCTCTTATGCGGCACGAGGTTATCTCCTTCCCCTGGATGAACACTTCAGCGATGAGGAGATGTCTGCGTGGTTCGATGCCTCCATAGAAGAGGGCAGCTATCATGGTTCTTTCTACTCGGTTCCTTACGGGACTTCATCGGCTGGCATATTCTACAATAAAGCTATCTTCGAGGAATACGGCGTTCCCTTCCTGCCGGAGACAATAGAAGAGAGGCTCACGTGGGAAGAGGTGGCCGAAATTGCGAAGAAACTCACCAAAGACACCAATGGGGACGGACTTACAGATATCTGGGGTCTTGTGATTGAACAGATAGACAGACCGTATCTGATCTTCCCCATGGTTCAGTCACTTGGTGCGAAAGTCCTTTCCGATGACGGTCTTGAATCTCAGGGATATATCACTTCAGATGAGTTCGTTGAAGGAACCACCTTCTACTGGAAGCTCTTCAACGAATGGAAGGTCAGTCCCCAAGGTCTCAGCGACTCGGCAATTTCACGCGAGTATTTCGGAACTGGTAGAGCAGCAATGATGCTCGGAAATGAGTGGAATTTGCGAAGGATGCTCCAGTACCCCGACCTGGCTTATGGACTTTCCCCCTTCCCGTATTTCGAGGGCGGAGTTGCAGTTACCCCAACGGGCAGCTGGCATGTTGGAATTAACTCCAAGACAAAGAAGCTTGAGGAAGCTCTGGCCTTCACAAAGTTTATTACCGGCAAGGAAGCTGTAATCACCTGGCACAAGCTGAACGGTATAGCACCCGCAAGGTCAGATGTTTACGAGGCCCTTCCCGAGGTTTTCGATAACCCAATGTGGCAGCTCTTCGTCAAAGAGATGGAGACCACCGCAGTCCCAAGACCTAGAACACCCGGCTACTCGCAGTACGAGCTTATGCTGAGGGAGGCATTCAATTCTATTCACTACGGTGCCGATCCAAGAAGCACTCTTGAAGAGGTCGCCGCACGAATCGACAGAGAACTTAGAAAGTACAGATAG
- a CDS encoding sugar ABC transporter permease, with the protein MFRNNKVAWLFVLPALTFLLVFKIWPIGVSVIESLTMTSFTGTKSFVGFENYEYLFKHDPVFWRSFSVTLFYSIIVNPLIVLTSLLMALLLNSSHFFTKFFRTVFFLPAAISFAVVSVIWMIVLDPYNGLANSFLTMFGFKPQPFFASPDQALWGLILLNVWRSSGYWMMYFLAGLQNIPETLYEAAEIDGASTLRKTFKITLPLLTRTISFVLVANTAFNFLSFAPVYIITKGGPMGSTNLLMYESYKSAFVNLDMGRASAITTILLGIILVFSFFELRFTRARFEY; encoded by the coding sequence ATGTTTCGAAATAACAAAGTAGCGTGGCTTTTTGTTCTGCCCGCGCTGACATTTCTTCTTGTGTTCAAGATTTGGCCAATAGGCGTCTCGGTTATTGAGAGCCTTACTATGACGAGTTTCACCGGGACAAAGTCATTCGTAGGGTTCGAAAACTATGAATACCTCTTCAAGCACGATCCCGTCTTCTGGAGATCTTTTTCCGTTACTCTCTTCTACTCTATAATCGTAAATCCACTGATTGTCCTGACCTCATTGTTGATGGCGCTGCTTCTGAATTCCAGTCACTTCTTCACCAAGTTCTTCAGGACTGTCTTCTTCTTGCCGGCGGCGATATCGTTCGCCGTTGTCTCCGTAATCTGGATGATAGTCCTCGATCCATATAACGGTCTGGCAAACAGCTTCCTGACCATGTTCGGCTTCAAACCTCAGCCCTTCTTCGCCTCTCCCGATCAGGCGCTTTGGGGGCTGATACTTCTTAACGTCTGGAGAAGCTCCGGCTACTGGATGATGTACTTCCTTGCAGGATTGCAGAACATTCCCGAGACGCTGTACGAAGCCGCCGAGATCGACGGGGCCTCAACTTTAAGGAAGACGTTCAAGATTACGCTGCCTCTGCTCACGAGGACTATTTCCTTTGTTCTCGTTGCAAATACGGCCTTCAATTTTCTCAGTTTCGCGCCTGTTTACATAATTACGAAGGGCGGCCCCATGGGCTCGACAAATCTCCTGATGTACGAGTCTTACAAGAGCGCCTTCGTAAATCTCGACATGGGAAGGGCCTCTGCGATCACTACGATCTTGCTGGGAATCATCCTTGTTTTCAGTTTCTTCGAGCTGAGGTTCACCAGAGCTCGATTCGAGTATTGA
- a CDS encoding carbohydrate ABC transporter permease: protein MKKRSLWKTMILFAVLGIISLFFLIPLIWVVASALRPASPLYEYANPLTWKSFVPTKPTLENFVHIFVNLNFGRALMNSLFVSVSTILLTVIVASMAGFALAKFEFRGKAALFTIVLITFMVPFESIVIPLYILIKQLRIDNTYWALILPGVANGLAIFLFRQFFSEVPSEIMEAARIDGASWFRIYWRIVLPLSVPAIVTVIVMVFMFQWNSLFWPLVATHSSRFEVVQVAIAAHRSTENTSWANLFSSAIAGSLPPVILFLFLQKYFVRGISGTGLKG, encoded by the coding sequence ATGAAGAAGCGAAGTCTTTGGAAAACAATGATACTATTTGCCGTTCTCGGCATTATAAGCCTATTCTTTCTGATCCCACTCATCTGGGTCGTTGCATCCGCTTTGAGGCCTGCCAGTCCGCTCTACGAGTACGCCAATCCTCTGACCTGGAAAAGTTTCGTTCCTACCAAACCGACACTGGAGAATTTCGTACATATATTCGTCAACCTAAACTTTGGCAGAGCTCTCATGAACAGCCTTTTCGTTTCGGTCTCGACCATACTTCTAACGGTCATTGTAGCATCCATGGCGGGATTTGCGCTAGCGAAGTTCGAATTCAGAGGCAAAGCTGCGCTCTTTACAATAGTACTGATAACCTTCATGGTTCCCTTCGAGTCCATCGTTATACCGCTATATATACTCATAAAGCAGCTGCGTATAGACAACACATACTGGGCTCTCATTCTTCCGGGCGTAGCCAACGGCCTTGCGATATTCCTTTTCAGACAGTTCTTCTCTGAAGTGCCTTCAGAGATCATGGAAGCGGCAAGAATAGACGGCGCTTCCTGGTTCAGAATCTACTGGAGGATCGTTCTTCCGCTGAGCGTTCCGGCCATAGTCACTGTAATTGTAATGGTCTTCATGTTCCAGTGGAACTCGCTGTTCTGGCCTCTTGTAGCAACCCATTCAAGTAGATTCGAGGTTGTACAGGTAGCCATCGCCGCACATAGATCAACGGAAAACACAAGTTGGGCGAATCTCTTCAGCTCGGCAATCGCCGGCAGTCTTCCGCCGGTAATTCTCTTCCTCTTCCTCCAGAAGTACTTCGTAAGGGGGATAAGCGGAACGGGATTGAAAGGATGA
- a CDS encoding uridine phosphorylase, whose amino-acid sequence MNNSKKAKNHLQISGDSLPEIALVPGDPARVYEIGECLSNVEEIGNNRDYITITGTYKGLPLTVCSSGIGGPSTEIAVVELNKLGVKTIIRVGTSGGLADDVKPGDLIVLSSCIRYSGTANLFIPENFPAVADYRLLTALISACEEGGVVYHVGIGLSLDSFYATKPDLLREDFPSSIYGKLKEWIAAGALQLDMEAATLYVLSSLLKINAAAICTAGSNISRGERPETPPSNENAIIAACEAAYRFNNWKEISIKRGRSFRLPPIAERG is encoded by the coding sequence ATGAATAATTCTAAGAAGGCGAAAAACCACTTGCAGATTTCCGGCGACTCCCTTCCCGAGATAGCTCTTGTACCCGGTGATCCGGCAAGAGTATACGAAATCGGAGAGTGTCTGAGCAATGTGGAGGAAATAGGAAACAACAGAGACTACATAACTATTACCGGAACCTATAAAGGCCTGCCGCTTACTGTATGTTCTAGCGGAATCGGAGGACCCTCGACTGAGATCGCGGTGGTCGAGCTAAACAAGCTGGGCGTCAAGACAATCATCCGTGTCGGAACTTCCGGAGGACTTGCAGACGATGTGAAACCGGGAGACTTGATCGTGCTTTCGAGTTGCATAAGATACTCGGGAACTGCAAATCTCTTCATTCCGGAGAACTTCCCCGCCGTAGCCGATTACCGGCTACTTACGGCGTTGATTTCAGCCTGTGAAGAGGGCGGTGTGGTCTATCACGTGGGAATCGGCCTTTCACTCGATTCTTTCTATGCAACAAAGCCCGATCTCTTGAGAGAAGACTTCCCATCATCTATCTACGGAAAACTTAAAGAATGGATTGCTGCAGGCGCTTTACAGCTCGACATGGAAGCAGCTACTCTCTATGTGCTTTCTTCTCTTCTGAAGATCAATGCCGCCGCCATATGCACCGCAGGATCCAACATCTCGCGAGGTGAGAGACCAGAGACTCCTCCTTCGAATGAAAACGCCATAATAGCAGCCTGCGAAGCAGCTTACAGGTTTAATAACTGGAAAGAAATTTCAATTAAGCGAGGGAGGAGTTTCAGACTTCCTCCGATTGCAGAGCGGGGGTAA
- a CDS encoding SDR family oxidoreductase yields the protein MSERLTGKTALIFGAGRVGSSAADAFVNEGAKVILLDRDEEKLEALKKKLEESRKGFCSTICANINSQSDVDEISDLLEEKTWKVDILLNCPAYIYRAPFVDHPIEEIDRQWHINVRIVFMLSQAVAKMMSKDGGGKIINLASVGGLFPEKEHAGHCAAKAGIIAISKVMALELASANIQVNVIAPGPTETVPFTSPFYSQHPEVLKRIEEKTPAGRIGHPEDHTGIMVFLASEESDWITGQVIMSDGGLGLV from the coding sequence ATGAGTGAGAGACTTACCGGAAAGACGGCCCTTATCTTCGGAGCGGGAAGAGTTGGAAGCTCCGCTGCCGATGCATTTGTAAACGAGGGTGCAAAGGTTATTCTGCTGGACAGAGACGAGGAAAAGCTCGAAGCCTTGAAGAAGAAACTTGAAGAATCGAGAAAGGGATTCTGTTCGACGATATGCGCAAACATAAACAGTCAAAGCGATGTGGATGAGATATCAGATCTACTGGAAGAAAAGACATGGAAAGTCGACATCCTTCTTAACTGCCCAGCCTACATATACAGGGCACCATTTGTCGATCACCCAATAGAAGAGATTGACAGGCAGTGGCATATCAATGTGAGGATAGTCTTCATGTTGTCGCAGGCCGTAGCTAAGATGATGTCGAAAGACGGCGGTGGAAAGATCATCAACCTGGCCTCGGTCGGAGGCCTCTTTCCGGAAAAGGAACACGCAGGCCACTGCGCAGCAAAAGCGGGGATTATTGCGATTTCGAAGGTAATGGCACTCGAACTAGCCTCGGCCAATATTCAGGTAAACGTCATTGCTCCCGGCCCAACAGAGACCGTTCCATTTACTTCTCCCTTCTATTCTCAACATCCCGAAGTACTGAAAAGAATAGAGGAAAAGACCCCGGCCGGGAGGATCGGGCATCCTGAAGACCATACAGGAATAATGGTATTTCTCGCCTCGGAGGAATCGGACTGGATAACGGGCCAGGTGATAATGTCCGACGGCGGACTTGGTCTGGTGTGA